From the genome of Psychrilyobacter atlanticus DSM 19335, one region includes:
- the lptC gene encoding LPS export ABC transporter periplasmic protein LptC: protein MLKKISYYISAILLVVFVYFNYIKEPEQLEKKGEESLVTSNVSYDVENYHVEAEKQIDDTVNNKRTFEKAIAIFDGMKLSGDDALVDSTNNIFLENNIEGISKNGWKIEAEKANYDQKADKVYASNQVKAYNEEEGITLYGDSLITDTKLEDLNLKDDIRVVTDKMQLSANFVHYNDTTKILDVKENIRIRGRKLGNLQTDEVSGHFKEARYDGIKKTIHAQGDFVVYYKGANLRAKDFKYDEVTGDFTISKDIVIEFESGNLVVEKINYVAGENKMYFTGPLRGKNGDFNLAADSGVYDTLSGILKIDGSIKIDNKTSKLLADSGTYDTKTGDLYMTSKKLVSYEDLDRKILTKDLTYNSKTKELKLLNSYDYKDNTYESIGKELYYNDGTKIGKVIDGSFKGNQIDGRADKVDFNLEKKSYVFIGNAKVAYSGSILESQRIDVDDLNKKAYIYGKYTVYNPEDKITFYGENAEYNMDTGDLISRNRVKVIQDKKTMTGENLTYNSNTGLGKIEKNIVIIDEDGSRMTGDRGEFDTNNSAEIIGNLKIKTKDATLYANRGKYIFAEERVNIPGNIKIISKDGNATMNDGVYFVSEERVKAKNFNGISGDKKASGDEVSYYIARQVAQLNKNVVVQNPGMKFTGSQAEYSFITDDVYTSEKYKIYYENYIIDGETMKGNMKSEILDGTKVNLTSSTGEKLYGDFMFGDLKNRQIDLDGNVRALAFNVDKKTQKKEPVKIRGDTAKIFLYEDVNGELSISRSEIKKNGVYEYQDMTLYSDYMEVDLIKKLALGRRGNHLNIGGTTDVKSEITDIDMNTEIAILINDVEFKNVDQDGKVMTASSDKGKIFNKTKIAILRENVVADTVENHIEADYAKYFMETGILNAEGNVRIDYKK from the coding sequence ATGCTCAAAAAAATATCATACTATATAAGTGCAATACTTTTAGTGGTATTTGTCTACTTTAACTATATAAAGGAACCGGAGCAACTAGAAAAAAAAGGGGAGGAATCTTTGGTAACTTCAAATGTTTCTTACGATGTGGAAAATTACCATGTAGAAGCGGAGAAGCAGATCGATGATACTGTAAATAATAAAAGAACTTTTGAAAAAGCTATAGCCATATTTGATGGAATGAAGTTATCTGGTGATGATGCCCTGGTAGACAGCACGAATAATATATTTTTAGAAAATAATATAGAGGGAATATCCAAAAATGGTTGGAAGATAGAGGCTGAAAAAGCTAATTATGACCAAAAAGCAGATAAGGTCTATGCCAGTAATCAGGTAAAAGCATACAATGAAGAGGAAGGAATTACCCTTTATGGAGATTCATTGATTACAGATACAAAATTAGAGGATTTAAACTTAAAAGATGATATAAGAGTGGTCACAGATAAGATGCAGCTCAGTGCAAATTTTGTACACTATAATGATACCACTAAGATTTTGGATGTGAAGGAAAATATCAGAATAAGAGGTAGGAAATTAGGGAACTTGCAAACAGATGAAGTGTCCGGGCATTTTAAGGAAGCCAGGTATGATGGGATAAAGAAAACAATCCATGCCCAGGGAGATTTTGTTGTATATTATAAAGGGGCAAATCTTAGAGCTAAAGACTTTAAATATGATGAAGTTACAGGTGACTTTACTATCTCTAAAGATATAGTGATAGAATTTGAAAGTGGAAACTTGGTTGTAGAAAAGATAAATTATGTGGCCGGTGAAAATAAGATGTATTTCACAGGACCTCTCAGAGGTAAAAACGGTGACTTTAATCTAGCTGCTGATAGTGGTGTGTATGATACTCTTAGTGGGATATTAAAAATAGATGGCAGTATTAAAATTGATAATAAGACAAGTAAACTTTTAGCTGATAGTGGAACCTATGATACGAAAACAGGGGATCTCTACATGACTTCTAAAAAGTTAGTTAGCTATGAGGATTTAGATAGAAAAATATTGACTAAAGACCTTACTTATAATAGTAAAACTAAGGAATTAAAATTATTAAACAGTTATGATTATAAGGATAATACCTATGAAAGTATAGGGAAAGAACTTTATTATAATGATGGAACGAAGATTGGAAAAGTTATAGACGGCAGCTTTAAAGGGAATCAGATAGATGGCCGAGCTGATAAGGTTGATTTTAATTTAGAAAAAAAATCATATGTATTTATAGGAAATGCTAAGGTTGCCTATAGCGGTTCTATCTTAGAGAGTCAAAGGATAGATGTAGATGATCTCAACAAAAAAGCTTATATCTATGGGAAATATACTGTTTATAATCCTGAGGATAAGATAACTTTTTACGGTGAAAATGCAGAATATAATATGGATACAGGAGATTTGATCTCTAGAAATAGAGTAAAAGTGATCCAGGATAAAAAAACTATGACCGGTGAAAACTTAACCTATAATTCAAATACAGGGTTAGGGAAGATAGAAAAAAATATAGTTATTATAGATGAAGATGGGTCTAGGATGACAGGAGATCGAGGAGAGTTTGATACCAATAACTCTGCAGAGATCATCGGGAATTTAAAAATAAAAACAAAGGATGCCACTCTCTATGCTAACCGTGGAAAATATATCTTTGCCGAGGAAAGAGTAAATATACCTGGGAATATCAAGATAATCTCTAAAGATGGAAACGCAACTATGAATGATGGAGTTTATTTTGTTTCTGAAGAAAGGGTTAAAGCTAAAAACTTTAATGGAATAAGCGGGGATAAAAAAGCATCTGGTGATGAGGTTAGCTACTATATCGCAAGGCAGGTTGCTCAGCTGAACAAAAATGTAGTAGTACAAAACCCAGGAATGAAATTTACAGGAAGTCAGGCAGAATATTCATTTATTACAGATGATGTATATACTTCGGAAAAATATAAGATCTATTATGAAAACTATATAATAGATGGTGAAACCATGAAGGGAAATATGAAAAGTGAGATCTTAGATGGAACTAAAGTGAATCTGACATCATCTACAGGGGAAAAACTTTATGGTGACTTTATGTTTGGGGACCTAAAGAACAGACAGATCGACCTGGATGGAAATGTACGTGCCCTTGCCTTTAATGTAGATAAGAAAACACAGAAAAAAGAACCTGTTAAGATACGGGGAGACACGGCTAAGATATTTTTATATGAAGACGTAAATGGAGAACTATCTATTTCAAGATCTGAGATAAAGAAAAATGGAGTCTATGAATATCAGGATATGACCCTATATTCAGACTATATGGAAGTAGATCTAATAAAAAAACTAGCTCTGGGACGTCGTGGAAACCATCTAAATATAGGCGGGACAACCGATGTTAAGTCTGAAATAACTGATATTGATATGAATACAGAGATAGCAATCCTTATAAATGATGTGGAATTTAAAAATGTAGATCAAGATGGAAAGGTCATGACTGCGTCATCTGATAAGGGAAAGATATTTAATAAAACTAAGATTGCTATTTTGCGAGAAAATGTAGTAGCAGATACAGTAGAAAATCATATTGAAGCTGACTATGCAAAATATTTTATGGAAACAGGGATATTAAATGCCGAAGGAAATGTAAGGATAGATTATAAAAAGTAG
- the lptB gene encoding LPS export ABC transporter ATP-binding protein, which produces MKSIIAHDLCKSYKKRRVVNKISLEVHKGEIVGLLGPNGAGKTTTFYMITGIVKPESGKVFFNEQDITDYPMHKRANMGIGYLAQEPSIFRDLSVEDNILAILEMRKIKKEERIKIKDDLLEEFKLTHVEKSMGYSLSGGERRRVEIARTIANNPDFILLDEPFAGVDPIAVEDIQEIIRYLKKRGLGILITDHSVRETLGITDRAYVMAQGELLISGSPEEIANDERAKKIYLGEGFKLD; this is translated from the coding sequence TTGAAGAGTATAATTGCTCATGATCTGTGTAAAAGCTATAAAAAAAGAAGAGTTGTAAATAAAATAAGTTTAGAAGTACATAAGGGTGAGATAGTTGGACTTTTAGGACCTAATGGAGCAGGAAAAACCACTACTTTTTATATGATCACAGGGATTGTAAAACCTGAATCTGGAAAAGTTTTTTTCAATGAGCAGGATATAACTGATTATCCCATGCATAAAAGAGCTAATATGGGAATCGGGTACCTGGCTCAGGAGCCATCTATATTTAGAGACCTAAGTGTAGAAGACAATATCTTAGCTATCTTAGAGATGAGAAAGATAAAAAAAGAAGAAAGAATTAAGATAAAGGATGACTTATTAGAGGAATTCAAACTGACCCATGTGGAAAAATCTATGGGTTATTCCCTCTCGGGAGGAGAAAGAAGAAGGGTTGAGATAGCCAGGACAATAGCCAACAATCCAGACTTTATTCTATTGGATGAACCTTTTGCAGGGGTAGACCCCATAGCAGTAGAGGATATTCAGGAGATCATAAGATATTTGAAAAAAAGAGGATTGGGTATCCTAATCACAGACCATAGTGTAAGGGAAACACTGGGAATTACCGACAGAGCTTATGTAATGGCTCAGGGAGAACTCCTAATAAGTGGATCACCAGAAGAAATAGCTAACGATGAAAGAGCGAAAAAGATCTATTTAGGAGAAGGATTTAAATTAGATTAG
- the alaS gene encoding alanine--tRNA ligase yields the protein MNNLTGNEIRRKFIEFFEGKQHKHYESASLIPDDPTLLLTVAGMVPFKPYFLGQKEAPTPRVVTHQKCIRTNDLENVGRTARHHTFFEMLGNFSFGDYFKEEAIAWSWEFITEVLKLDAEKLWISVFTTDDETEEIWNKKIGVPMERLVRLGEDDNWWSAGPVGSCGPCSEIHVDLGVEYGGDENSKLGDEGTDDRFIEIWNLVFTEYNRMEDGSLEPLPKKNIDTGAGLERVAAMVQKKANNFETDLIFPIIERAGELTNSKYTFGKDDKIDFSLKVISDHVRAITFMISDGILPSNEGRGYVLRRILRRAVRHGRLLGNKENFLYKLVDTVIELMGEAYKDIVKNKDHIVKMVRIEEEKFSTTLDQGMVIALDEIKKARSENKTELDAGVVFKLYDTFGFPYELTEEICEEEGVTVSHDDYLAKMEEQRERARSSREVVKEAGQDSFIEEFFDKYGKTNFVGYEVFKTKAKILNVKDNNEGNYTIIFDKTPFYAESGGQSTDTGKIIGEDIFGAVTSVRKQKDIFIHTVKMAEGGNKLKKGLELELSINKHRRIEIKRNHTATHILHKALKEVLGDHVQQAGSLVSQDRLRFDFTHYEAATRDQIKEVEKIVNEQIFRNVPLSVEELTMDEAKEKGATMLFGDKYGSKVRVVEIPGFSMELCGGTHVERTGEIGLFNILTETGIAAGVRRIEATTGFTSYKVVNEMEDGIVELAKILKSDPYHGHLIAKANKVVEDLKAANKEVEALKSKLAGYEANSLFDNVEEINGVKVLIAGFKGKEAGGLREIVDKAKDKLGSCVVILGTDNGKAVFAVGVTKDLMGKVKAGDLVREIAKVADGNGGGRPDFAQAGGKNGDKVPEALEVARTMLQEKL from the coding sequence ATGAATAATTTAACAGGTAATGAAATCAGAAGAAAATTTATAGAATTTTTTGAAGGAAAACAGCATAAGCACTATGAGAGTGCGTCACTGATACCAGATGATCCCACGCTGTTATTGACAGTAGCAGGAATGGTACCTTTTAAACCTTATTTTTTAGGACAAAAAGAAGCTCCTACACCGAGAGTGGTTACTCACCAAAAGTGTATCAGAACTAATGACCTTGAAAATGTAGGAAGAACTGCCAGACATCATACTTTTTTTGAGATGTTAGGAAACTTCTCATTTGGAGATTATTTCAAGGAAGAAGCTATAGCTTGGTCTTGGGAATTTATCACAGAGGTATTAAAATTAGATGCAGAAAAATTGTGGATATCTGTATTTACAACAGACGATGAAACTGAAGAGATCTGGAACAAAAAAATTGGTGTACCAATGGAAAGATTAGTAAGATTAGGTGAAGATGATAACTGGTGGTCAGCAGGACCAGTAGGTTCTTGTGGACCTTGTAGTGAAATTCATGTAGACCTAGGAGTAGAGTACGGAGGAGACGAAAACTCGAAATTAGGAGATGAAGGGACAGACGATAGATTTATCGAGATATGGAACTTAGTATTTACTGAGTACAATAGAATGGAAGATGGGTCGTTAGAGCCGTTACCAAAGAAAAATATTGATACAGGAGCAGGTCTTGAGAGAGTAGCTGCAATGGTTCAGAAAAAAGCTAATAACTTTGAGACAGATCTAATTTTTCCTATCATTGAAAGAGCAGGAGAATTGACAAATTCTAAATATACATTTGGAAAAGATGACAAGATTGATTTTTCATTAAAGGTAATATCTGACCATGTTAGAGCCATTACATTTATGATAAGTGACGGGATCTTACCTTCTAATGAGGGAAGAGGATATGTTCTTAGAAGGATCTTGAGACGTGCAGTAAGGCACGGAAGATTATTAGGAAATAAAGAAAACTTCCTATATAAATTAGTGGATACAGTAATAGAATTAATGGGAGAAGCTTATAAAGATATAGTTAAAAATAAAGATCACATCGTTAAAATGGTAAGAATTGAGGAGGAAAAATTCTCAACTACCCTAGATCAGGGGATGGTTATCGCATTGGATGAGATAAAAAAAGCTAGATCGGAAAATAAGACAGAATTAGATGCTGGTGTAGTATTTAAATTATATGATACTTTTGGATTCCCATATGAACTTACAGAGGAAATTTGTGAAGAAGAAGGAGTAACTGTTTCTCATGATGATTACCTTGCAAAGATGGAGGAGCAAAGAGAAAGAGCTAGATCATCTAGAGAAGTAGTAAAAGAAGCGGGACAAGATTCGTTTATAGAAGAGTTTTTTGATAAATATGGTAAAACTAATTTTGTTGGTTATGAAGTGTTTAAAACAAAAGCTAAAATATTAAACGTAAAAGATAACAATGAAGGAAACTATACAATAATTTTCGATAAGACTCCATTTTATGCTGAGTCAGGTGGACAATCTACCGATACTGGTAAAATAATCGGAGAAGATATCTTTGGAGCAGTTACAAGTGTAAGAAAGCAAAAAGATATATTTATCCATACTGTAAAGATGGCAGAGGGTGGAAATAAATTGAAAAAAGGTTTAGAGTTAGAGTTATCTATCAATAAACATAGAAGAATAGAGATTAAGAGAAACCATACTGCAACACATATATTACACAAAGCTTTAAAAGAAGTTCTTGGAGATCACGTACAACAAGCGGGATCATTGGTATCGCAAGATAGATTAAGATTTGATTTTACTCACTATGAGGCTGCAACAAGAGATCAAATAAAAGAAGTAGAAAAAATTGTGAATGAACAAATATTTAGAAATGTTCCTTTGAGTGTTGAAGAACTTACAATGGATGAGGCTAAAGAAAAAGGTGCAACAATGTTATTTGGAGACAAATATGGAAGTAAAGTAAGAGTTGTAGAAATACCAGGATTCTCTATGGAATTATGTGGGGGAACTCATGTAGAAAGAACTGGAGAGATTGGATTATTTAATATATTAACTGAAACTGGAATTGCTGCCGGAGTAAGAAGAATAGAGGCAACTACAGGATTTACTTCATATAAGGTAGTAAATGAAATGGAAGATGGTATAGTTGAACTGGCGAAGATATTAAAGTCAGATCCTTATCACGGGCATCTAATTGCTAAAGCAAATAAGGTGGTAGAAGACTTAAAGGCAGCCAATAAAGAAGTTGAAGCACTTAAATCTAAATTAGCTGGATATGAAGCTAACTCGTTATTTGACAATGTAGAGGAGATCAACGGAGTAAAAGTTTTAATTGCCGGATTCAAAGGTAAAGAAGCTGGAGGACTGCGTGAGATCGTAGACAAAGCTAAAGATAAATTAGGAAGCTGTGTAGTAATCTTAGGAACGGATAATGGGAAAGCTGTATTTGCTGTAGGAGTAACTAAAGATCTAATGGGGAAGGTAAAAGCCGGAGACCTAGTTCGTGAAATTGCTAAAGTCGCTGATGGAAATGGTGGAGGAAGACCAGATTTCGCCCAAGCAGGGGGAAAAAATGGAGATAAAGTTCCTGAAGCTTTAGAGGTAGCAAGAACTATGTTACAAGAGAAACTATAA
- the ruvX gene encoding Holliday junction resolvase RuvX — translation MFKKYLSLDVGDVRIGVAKSDIMGMIATPLEVIDRRKTKAVMRIKELCEEHNTKSIVIGIPKSLDGTEKRQAEKVREFMEKLNKKIDGLEFIEIDERLSTVSADKMLQNNGVKGAINKRKTVDQVAAAIILQTYLDMKR, via the coding sequence ATGTTTAAAAAATATCTATCTCTAGATGTAGGAGATGTAAGGATAGGAGTGGCTAAATCCGATATAATGGGTATGATAGCAACTCCTTTAGAAGTGATAGACAGGAGAAAAACCAAGGCTGTAATGAGAATAAAAGAACTCTGTGAAGAGCACAACACTAAGAGTATAGTTATTGGTATTCCGAAAAGCCTAGATGGAACAGAAAAACGTCAGGCTGAAAAAGTAAGAGAATTTATGGAAAAGCTGAACAAAAAGATAGATGGATTGGAATTTATTGAGATAGATGAGAGATTATCGACAGTATCGGCCGATAAAATGTTACAAAATAATGGTGTAAAGGGTGCTATAAATAAAAGAAAAACAGTTGACCAAGTAGCCGCAGCGATTATTTTACAAACTTATCTAGATATGAAAAGATAG
- the secD gene encoding protein translocase subunit SecD translates to MRKGYMYRIIFVAIVVLSAAWFTVTKPVKLGLDLKGGVYVLLEAKPEEGQRLDNEAMGRLIEVLNRRVNGLGVSESSVQKVGDKRVMVELPGITDTEQAIDMIGKTALMEFKIQNADGTLGETLLTGGALKSAAVSYDNLGRPQISFEMTLDGATKFAEITRNNIGKQLAITMDGVIQTAPRINSEIAGGQGVITGNYTAEEAKNTASLLNAGALPVKAEILETRSVGATLGDESIAQSETAGIIAIGLIAVFMVVFYRLPGLVANLALVCFGLITFATLNFFDATLTLPGIAGIILSVGMAVDANVIIFERIKEELRFGNTVMASIEAGFKKAFSTIMDSNITTLIITTILFTLGTGPVKGFAVTLTIGVLASMFTAITITKVLLRGFTMLFKIDKPSLFGVRGK, encoded by the coding sequence ATGAGAAAAGGATATATGTACAGAATAATATTTGTAGCAATAGTTGTACTGAGTGCTGCATGGTTTACAGTTACTAAACCAGTAAAATTAGGATTAGATCTAAAGGGTGGAGTATATGTATTGCTTGAGGCAAAACCAGAAGAGGGACAAAGATTAGACAATGAAGCGATGGGAAGACTTATTGAAGTATTGAATAGAAGGGTAAATGGTTTAGGAGTATCTGAATCTTCTGTACAAAAAGTAGGAGATAAAAGGGTAATGGTTGAATTACCTGGAATAACTGATACAGAACAAGCCATAGACATGATCGGTAAAACGGCACTTATGGAATTTAAGATACAAAATGCAGACGGGACATTGGGAGAAACTTTATTGACTGGTGGAGCGTTAAAATCAGCAGCAGTATCTTATGATAATTTAGGAAGACCTCAAATTTCATTTGAAATGACTTTAGATGGAGCAACTAAATTTGCTGAAATAACTAGAAATAACATAGGAAAACAACTTGCTATTACAATGGATGGAGTAATTCAGACTGCTCCTAGAATCAACAGTGAAATAGCTGGTGGACAAGGAGTTATCACAGGAAACTATACAGCTGAAGAAGCTAAAAATACTGCATCACTATTAAATGCAGGAGCTTTACCGGTGAAAGCTGAGATCTTGGAAACTAGATCGGTAGGAGCTACATTGGGAGATGAATCGATAGCCCAATCAGAAACAGCTGGAATTATAGCTATAGGACTTATCGCTGTCTTTATGGTGGTATTCTATAGATTACCAGGATTAGTAGCCAACTTGGCATTGGTTTGTTTCGGTCTAATTACCTTTGCAACACTTAACTTCTTTGATGCTACCCTTACATTACCAGGGATTGCAGGTATCATCCTTTCAGTAGGAATGGCAGTAGACGCCAATGTAATTATATTCGAAAGAATAAAGGAAGAGTTAAGATTTGGAAATACAGTAATGGCTTCTATAGAGGCAGGATTCAAAAAGGCATTCAGTACAATAATGGATTCAAATATCACAACCCTTATAATAACAACGATCTTATTTACTTTAGGAACGGGACCTGTAAAAGGATTTGCAGTAACGCTGACTATCGGTGTACTTGCGTCGATGTTTACAGCTATCACAATAACTAAGGTATTACTTAGAGGATTTACAATGTTATTT